A region of uncultured Carboxylicivirga sp. DNA encodes the following proteins:
- a CDS encoding DUF1847 domain-containing protein: protein MESQEYTKLYNEEDKAILKIAEDSLNPKIDRVSEIIAYCHEAGIKKVGIANCIAFEKQAESLEQILTLNNLEVAKANCKLGKVKFDDLVPGYKGISCNPAGQADFLSQNKTELNIMMGLCVGHDMIFNSKSKVPVTPLVVKDRKLKHHTLTALNTEKE from the coding sequence ATGGAGAGTCAGGAATACACAAAATTATATAACGAGGAAGATAAAGCCATTTTGAAAATCGCTGAAGATTCACTCAATCCGAAAATAGACAGAGTAAGCGAAATCATTGCATACTGTCACGAAGCAGGAATTAAAAAAGTTGGAATAGCCAATTGCATAGCATTTGAAAAACAAGCAGAATCATTGGAACAAATTCTAACTCTGAATAATCTTGAAGTGGCTAAAGCTAATTGCAAATTAGGTAAGGTTAAGTTTGATGATTTGGTTCCTGGTTATAAAGGTATATCGTGTAATCCTGCAGGTCAGGCCGATTTTCTGTCGCAAAACAAGACTGAACTTAATATTATGATGGGGCTTTGTGTTGGACACGATATGATATTCAACTCAAAATCAAAAGTGCCTGTAACTCCCCTTGTTGTTAAAGATCGTAAGCTAAAGCATCATACCTTAACTGCATTAAACACTGAAAAAGAATGA
- a CDS encoding methyltransferase domain-containing protein — MNTQKIEIRYSELAEGNCCLSCGSAIEYSKAKPGEVCVDLGSGRGTDVIRLAQEVGEYGLAIGIDVSEGMLKKAEKNAAKLGVSNAEFRKSELEDIKVDSATVDLIISNCTINHAKDKFKVWSEVERILKNSGRFVVSDIYATAEVPEEYRNDPQAVAECWAGATTKEDYLNTLKNVGFVDIEIIEESKPYPKGQIQVVSFTIAGRKKCCG, encoded by the coding sequence ATGAATACTCAGAAAATTGAAATCAGATATTCAGAATTGGCTGAAGGAAATTGTTGCCTTTCATGCGGATCAGCCATTGAATATTCTAAAGCAAAACCCGGAGAAGTTTGTGTTGACCTGGGCAGTGGTCGTGGTACCGACGTTATCAGACTCGCTCAGGAAGTAGGTGAATACGGTTTAGCCATTGGTATTGATGTATCAGAAGGCATGCTTAAAAAAGCGGAAAAGAATGCAGCAAAGCTGGGTGTTAGCAATGCCGAATTTCGTAAATCAGAATTGGAAGATATTAAAGTAGATTCGGCTACAGTTGATTTGATTATATCCAATTGTACCATCAACCATGCTAAAGATAAATTCAAGGTATGGAGCGAGGTGGAACGAATCCTTAAAAACAGTGGTCGTTTTGTAGTAAGCGATATTTATGCTACTGCCGAGGTACCGGAAGAGTACAGAAACGATCCTCAGGCTGTTGCTGAATGCTGGGCTGGAGCAACCACCAAAGAAGATTATTTGAACACCTTAAAAAACGTTGGGTTTGTGGATATCGAAATTATTGAAGAGTCAAAACCTTATCCCAAAGGTCAAATACAGGTGGTGAGCTTTACCATTGCTGGACGCAAGAAGTGTTGTGGTTGA
- the trxA gene encoding thioredoxin, with the protein MSTTLIIIGAVVLILIIYVAINYKKMKNMPDTPASSKIRILDNKNFKTQIRSGVTLVDFWAPWCGPCKMMSPVLNEVAESLDSSSKVAKVNIDNHQPIAAKYKVRNIPTLILFKDGKEVDRFVGIKTQKFLLKEIEKHQQTA; encoded by the coding sequence ATGAGTACAACTTTAATAATTATTGGCGCAGTTGTTTTGATATTAATCATTTATGTAGCAATCAACTACAAAAAGATGAAAAATATGCCTGACACACCAGCCAGTTCAAAAATCAGAATATTAGACAATAAAAATTTCAAAACGCAAATCAGATCAGGAGTCACTTTAGTTGATTTTTGGGCACCCTGGTGCGGGCCCTGTAAAATGATGTCTCCTGTATTAAACGAGGTTGCTGAATCACTTGATTCTAGTTCTAAGGTAGCTAAGGTTAATATTGATAATCATCAGCCCATTGCAGCCAAATATAAAGTAAGAAACATACCTACTCTTATTTTATTTAAAGATGGTAAGGAGGTTGACCGTTTTGTTGGTATCAAAACTCAAAAATTCTTGTTGAAGGAGATAGAAAAACATCAGCAGACAGCTTAA